The Bacteroidia bacterium genome contains the following window.
AGTTTGTTTTTATACACGCAAGTGTCAGCTACGGATTTAATAATTAGCAAGATAGTGTATAATGCTTGTTTAACTTTGATTGTATCTTTTCTAAACTTTGGTTTTTACGCTTTGATAATGGGCAATCCTGTACAGGATAATTTTATTTTTTTATTGAATTTAGGGCTTGGAAGTATAGCTTTTGCGGTCGTATTAACGTTTATTGCGGCGCTTACGCATTTTTCTTCTCCTCAAAATTCAGGATTGATAGGCATTTTAGGTTTGCCTATTTTAGTACCTTTGCTCACTGTTTTGATTAAAATTTCTAAAAATGCTATGGATGGATTAGATCGCAGCTTATCGTATCTACAATTCCTAAACTTGATTGCGATGATAGTAGCTTTTTTAGGTATTAGTTTGCTACTTTTCCCTCAAATTTGGAAAGAGTAGTAATAATTATGTTTATTTATTTTTTGGGCGTGCCCCTTGCTGACGCAAGGGTCGGGGCATTCCGCACGTAGCCCGCAGCACGCCGACCTTGTGGGCATGAGCACAGCGAATGCCCACAAGGGCACGCCCAAAAAATTAAAATTCAACCTTTTTGTTAAAACAAATGGACTTAATGAAAGTTGATAATGTGAAGCGCTTTAAGTAAGAGTAGAGTATCATCTTGGGATAAGACAGCACACAAAGTACCCGCGTACAAAATATCCTTCAAAAAGTTCTCAAAACCTAACCTAACAATTACCAAAAAAGCATTTTGTGTATCATATTCAAACCAGTTTATTACTATTTTACCAAAATATGACGTACGAACTTGACTTTTTAGAAATCTTTTTTATATTTGCTACAAGCTTTACACTAACTCCCTCTGACACACTTGCGTTTAAGCATCTTGATTTTTAGTTTGTTATTCTTTAAGTAAAAGTCAAAAAATAAAGTGAGCTATGAGAAAATTATTATATCTATTGGTAGGGCTGCTGTTAGCCAATGCTGCATTTGCACAAGAATATTATGGTGCAAGTGCATCGGAAAAAGTGCAAGGCTGTACGGTGGTACGATACAATTCACAAAGTACAGCACCTGTGTTTTTGAAAGTAAGAGATAAAAGTATTCCTCAAAATGAGGCACTATCGTGGTTAAAACAAGCTTTAGATGCTTCTAATTTAGATTCATGGACAAAATACCGTGAACAAACCGACGAAATAGGTTATATTCATGAACGGTACCAGCAGTATTATGCAGGTTTTCCTGTGGAGGGCGGGGTCTATATTCTACATAGTAAAGAAGGTTATCTTCAATCTGCTAATGGAGTATTTTTCAAGGGCATACAAGCTGCTACCACTCCCCTTTTAACTGAATCGGCTGCCCTTCAAAAGGCACTAGACTATGTTCAGGCTGCGGTATACAAATGGCAAATTCCAGAAGAGGAAAACTACCTCAAAATCGAAAAAAATGACCCGACTGCTACGTATTATCCAAAAGGAATGTTAGTAATTGCACCTAAAAACAGAAACTACGAACCTCAAAACTTCAAACTTTCCTACAAATTTGATATATATGCTCATCAACCTTTATCTCGGCAATATGTTTTTGTAGATGCTCTAAACGGGGAAGTTATCCTAACTAACGACAGGATACATCAAATAGACTCAACGGGTACAGCAGTAACTAAATTTAGCGGCAACAGGACGATTATAGCCGATTATGTAAGCCCAGGAAATTTTAGATTGAGAGAAGCAGCTCGGTGCGGAATCCTAACATATAATCTACAAACAGGAACAAGCTACAGCGCAGCTGTTGACTTTACAGACACAGATAACTATTGGAACAATTTTAATCCCCAAAAAGATGAAGTTGCCACAGATGCGCATTGGGGTGCTGAGGTAACTTACGACTTTTACAAAAACAACTTCAATAGAGATAGCTACGATGATATGAACGCTAATTTGCTTAGCTATGTACATTATGGTGTAAATTATGTAAACGCCTTTTGGGATGGTACTCGTATGTCGTATGGAGATGGCAATTTAAGTTCTGGTTTTCATCCTCTTACTTGTTTGGATGTAGTAGCCCATGAAATTACACACGGAGTAACTGAATATACTGCTGACTTAGTATATTCTTACGAATCAGGAGCATTAAACGAATCATTTAGTGATATATTCGCCAAAGCTATAGAATATGCGAATAAGCCCTCTACATTTAGCTGGATTGTGGGCAAAGAAATGACAGTTAGTGGGAACGGTATTCGAAATATGCAAAACCCTAATGCACACAACGACCCCGATACGTATTTAGGTACTTATTGGTACACAGGTCCAATGGACAATGGCGGTGTACATACAAATAGTGGCGTTCAAAATTATTGGTTCTACCTTTTGTGTCAAGGAGGAAGTGGCGTGAACGATATAGGGAACGCGTTTAGTGTAAGTGCTATTGGTTTTAATAAAGCTCAAAAAATTGCGTATCGCAACTTAAGTGTGTATCTTACCTCAACTTCCCAATATGCTGATGCAAGATTCTACTCTATCCAAGCTGCTATTGATTTATATGGCGCTTGCTCACCTGAACATGAAGCGGTTACCCGTGCTTGGTACGCCGTAGGCGTAGGACCTAATTATGTACCAGGAGTAGTTGCAGACTTTACTACTAATGTAGTTACTCTCTGCTCTATTCCTGCGGTGGTCAATTTCACTAACACTAGCATCAACGGTACATCTTTTTATTGGGATTTTGGTAATAGTACAACTAGCACATCAGTCAATCCCACAGCTACCTATACCGCTAATGGCACTTATACAGTAACCCTGATTGCCAATGGCGGCGCTTGTGGTTCAGATACTGTTGTAAAAACTGCTTACATTACTGTAAATGCACCTAATCCCCCCTTGACTACTAATGACTCTTTATGCAGCCCAGGTAGTGCTACTTTGTATGCTACTCCGCTTAGCTCGGGAGTAATAAAATGGTTTAATACGCCCACAGGTGGAACAAGCTTCCATACAGGAACTTCCTACACGATTGCAAGCCTGACAAGCACACAAACCTTTTATGTTTCCGAAGAAGTACCTCAACCGCTACAAAGTTTAGGTCCTGTGGATAATACTTTTGGCGGAGGAGGATATTTAGGGCATCCTAACCAACACCTTGTTTTTGATGCATACAAAGAATTCATATTAGAGAGTGTGAAGGTATATGCTAATGGAGCAGGCAACCGCACTATTCAGCTAAGGGATAATAATGGGAATGTTTTACAAAGTGCTACTGTCTATATGACAAATGGCATGCAAGTGGTTACATTGAATTTCAACGTTCCTGTGGGCACTAATCATCAATTAGGACTAGCGCCTAGTTCTAGTTCAAATTTGTACCGAAATAATTCAGGTGTTAGCTTTCCTTACACAATTCCAGGTCTGGCTTCTATAAAAACTTCAAGTGCAGGTACAGGCTACTATTACTTCTTTTATGACTGGAAAGTTAGAGAAGCGCCCTGCCGTAGCCCTCGTGTTCCTGTAACAGCAGTTCTAAATAGCACTCCTCCTACTCCTTATATTACAGAAGTTGCAGGAGTTTTGTATGCTAATGTAGTGGCTGCTTCTTATCAATGGTATCTAAATGGCAATGCTATTACAGGGGCAACGGCGTCTTCTTATACCCCTACAGTTAGCGGAATTTATACCGTAGTAGCTAGGAATGGAAACTGTGTAAGTAATACTTCAGCAGATTATTACTTTGTAGTAAGCA
Protein-coding sequences here:
- a CDS encoding M4 family metallopeptidase — protein: MRKLLYLLVGLLLANAAFAQEYYGASASEKVQGCTVVRYNSQSTAPVFLKVRDKSIPQNEALSWLKQALDASNLDSWTKYREQTDEIGYIHERYQQYYAGFPVEGGVYILHSKEGYLQSANGVFFKGIQAATTPLLTESAALQKALDYVQAAVYKWQIPEEENYLKIEKNDPTATYYPKGMLVIAPKNRNYEPQNFKLSYKFDIYAHQPLSRQYVFVDALNGEVILTNDRIHQIDSTGTAVTKFSGNRTIIADYVSPGNFRLREAARCGILTYNLQTGTSYSAAVDFTDTDNYWNNFNPQKDEVATDAHWGAEVTYDFYKNNFNRDSYDDMNANLLSYVHYGVNYVNAFWDGTRMSYGDGNLSSGFHPLTCLDVVAHEITHGVTEYTADLVYSYESGALNESFSDIFAKAIEYANKPSTFSWIVGKEMTVSGNGIRNMQNPNAHNDPDTYLGTYWYTGPMDNGGVHTNSGVQNYWFYLLCQGGSGVNDIGNAFSVSAIGFNKAQKIAYRNLSVYLTSTSQYADARFYSIQAAIDLYGACSPEHEAVTRAWYAVGVGPNYVPGVVADFTTNVVTLCSIPAVVNFTNTSINGTSFYWDFGNSTTSTSVNPTATYTANGTYTVTLIANGGACGSDTVVKTAYITVNAPNPPLTTNDSLCSPGSATLYATPLSSGVIKWFNTPTGGTSFHTGTSYTIASLTSTQTFYVSEEVPQPLQSLGPVDNTFGGGGYLGHPNQHLVFDAYKEFILESVKVYANGAGNRTIQLRDNNGNVLQSATVYMTNGMQVVTLNFNVPVGTNHQLGLAPSSSSNLYRNNSGVSFPYTIPGLASIKTSSAGTGYYYFFYDWKVREAPCRSPRVPVTAVLNSTPPTPYITEVAGVLYANVVAASYQWYLNGNAITGATASSYTPTVSGIYTVVARNGNCVSNTSADYYFVVSSIDKPLVVCEECVSISPNPTYDQITLNAPFLRPATANVQIIDALGRVLFKDTFFTSGVQNYVIDMQRFAKGTYLLCLQVNEQVIRRNIVKLE
- a CDS encoding heme exporter protein CcmB codes for the protein MNIQRIKLLLQKDWRTEWRKRTTLYSLLLYVFCTTFILYLAMQQLHPVVWNALFWILMLFNALQVMTKTFSQDEEGISLFLYTQVSATDLIISKIVYNACLTLIVSFLNFGFYALIMGNPVQDNFIFLLNLGLGSIAFAVVLTFIAALTHFSSPQNSGLIGILGLPILVPLLTVLIKISKNAMDGLDRSLSYLQFLNLIAMIVAFLGISLLLFPQIWKE